Within the Saccharopolyspora gloriosae genome, the region TCGGCGACCGCGGGGTTCTTCGCCAGGAGCTTCAGGTTGAGCCGGTTCGGCCACCAGACGTCGTTGCTGTTGCCCTGGGTGGGGTGGGGGATGCGGCCGCCGTGGGCGACGGGGCAGCCGCCGGTCTCGGTGTCAGCGCTGTCAGTCACCGGGAGTCCTTTCGGGATCAGTGCGTTGTTCGGGATCAGAAGTGGAGCAGGAGGGGCAGGTTCCCCAGTAGATGACCTCGGCTTCGTCGATCGCGAAGCCGTGACCGTGGGAGGCGCTCAAGCAGGGAGCCGCGCCCGCCGCGCAGTCCACGTCGGCGATGACTCCGCATGATCGGCACACCACGTGGTGGTGGTTGTCCCCGACTCGTGCCTCGTAGCGAGCCACCGAGCCCATCGGCTGGATCCGGCGGAGCAGTCCCGCTCCCGTCAACGCGCGCAGCACGTCGTAGACGGCCT harbors:
- a CDS encoding Fur family transcriptional regulator, which codes for MLREADLRVTRPRMAVLSAVHELPHAGTDSIIEAVRGRLPKVSHQAVYDVLRALTGAGLLRRIQPMGSVARYEARVGDNHHHVVCRSCGVIADVDCAAGAAPCLSASHGHGFAIDEAEVIYWGTCPSCSTSDPEQRTDPERTPGD